TTGATGCGGTGGTCCAGGTAATAGAGCACCGGGACCACCATACGGGAAAAGAGGGTGGAGGCCACCTCTCCGGCCATGAGCGAAAGGGCCAGGCCGTTAAAGATGGGATCAAAGAGGATGACGAAGCTGCCCACCACCACGGCTGCGGCCGTAAGGAGCATGGGCCGAAAGCGTACCGCCCCGGCGTCAATCACCGCCTCCTCCAGTTCCCAGCCCTGGGCCAGGCGGAGCTCGATGAAGTCCGCCAGGATGATGGAGTTGCGCACCACGATTCCCGCCCCGGCAATGAACCCGATCATGGAGGTGGCGGTGAAAAAGGCCCCGGTGAGGGCATGGGCCGGGAGGATGCCGATCAGGGAAAGGGGAATGGGGGCCAGGATCACCAGGGGCACGGTGTAGGACTTGAACCAGGCCACCACCAGGAAATAGATCAGGACCAGGCAGGCGGCAAAGGCCAGCCCCAGATCCCGAAAGACCTCGTAGGTCACCTGCCACTCCCCATCCCACTTCACGGCCCACTGCCGGGCCGAAAAGGGTAGATGGGTATAAAGGATCTGGATGGGGCTTCCGTCCGGGGCCCGCAATTTGTGCAATTCCCTATTGATTTTGAGGATTCCGTAAATGGGGGCCTCTTCCCGACCGGCCATGTCTCCCACTACGTAGACCACGGGGTGGAGATTCTTGTGGTAGATGGGGTGGGGGAGCAGGCGCTTTTCCCAGGAGGCGATCTCGGAAAGGGGCACCAACCTCCCGGTGGCACTCTTTACCCGGATCTCCGAAAGGTCCGGAAGAGAAGAGCGCTCGGCCTCCGGAAAGCGCACCCGGAGGTAAATGTCCTCCCGGGCCGTGGGATCGTGGAAGAGCCCCAGGACCTTTCCGGGAAGGGCGATCTCCAGGGCCTCGCGCACCCGCTCCGGACTTACCCCGGAAAGGGCGGCCTTGACCCGGTCTACCTTAAGGCGCCACTCCACCTGAGGCTCGGTCATGTACCAGTCCACATCCACCACTCCCGGGGTGCGGGAGAAGATCTCCTTGATCCTGCGGGCCAGCTCGATCTGGGCCTCATAGTCCGGCCCGTAGACTTCGGCCACCAGCGACTGGAGGACCGGGGGCCCCGGGGGCACCTCGGCCACGGTGACCCGGGCCCCGTAGCGCCGGGCCACCTCGGTCACCAGAGGCCGCACCCGCTTGGCGATGTCGTGACTCTGGAGCTTGCGGTGGTGCTTGTTGACCAGGTTGACCTGGATGTCGGCCACGTGGTCGCCCTGCCGCAGGTAGTAGTGACGGATGAGGCCGTTAAAGTTGAAAGGGGCCGCGGTCCCCACGTAAAGCTGCATGTCGGTGATAAGGGGCTCTTTCATGAGGGCCGTGGCCATCTCCTCCGTGGCCTTGAGGGTCTCCTCCAGGGAGCTCCCCTCGGGCATGTTCACGATGATCTGGAATTCGTTTTTGTTGTCAAAGGGGAGCATCTTCACGTAGACCACCTTGAAGTAGATGAGCGCGCAGGAAAGGAGAAAGAGGACCCCTACGGTCAGAAGAAAGGCCCAGCGCCAGAGGATACTCCGGATGAGGTGCCCCATAAACCAGCGATAGGCCCGGGTGATTAGGGTCTCCCGGGTCTCGTGCTTGATGTCCTTGGGAAGGAGGTGGTAGGCCGTCCAGGGGGTGATGACGAAGGCCACCATGAGGGAAAGGAGCATGGCCACCGAGGCCCCCACGGGCATGGGTCGCATGTAAGGCCCCATGAGCCCCCGGACGAAGCCCATGGGGGCGATGGCCGCGATCACCGTGAGGGTGGCCAGGATCAGGGGGGCCTGGACCTCCACCACCGCCCCTACGATCACGTCCCGGAAGGATTTGCCCCGATTTTCCGGAAGGTGGAGGTGGCGGACGATGTTTTCCACGTCCACAATGGGGTCGTCTACCAGGATACCGATGCAGAAGATGAGGGCGAAAAGGGTCACCCGGTTCAGGGTATAGCCGTAGAGATAATAGACCAGGAGGGTGATGGCCAGCACCGTGGGCACGGCCACCAGGACCACCAAACTGGCCCGCACCCCCAGAAAAAGGGCGATGAGGACGGCCACGGAGACCGTGGCGATGATCAGGTGCTCCAGCAGGGTGTCGGTTTTGTCCTTGGCCGTTTCCCCGTAGTTGCGGGTGACGGTCACGTGGAGGTCCCGGGGGATGAGGTCCCCCTTGAGGGAATCCACCTTGGCCAGGATCTTTTCCGCCAGGCGGGTGGCGTTCCAGCCCTTGCGCTTGGCGACAGCCAGGGTCACCGCAGGATAGAGCCTGCCCGGCTCTCCCTGGACTCCGGCCTTGCGGGCCGCCGGGCCGGGGACCATGAAGACGTAGTGTTCTGGCTCCTCCGGCCCGTCCACGATCCGGGCCACATCCTTGAGAAAGACCGGCCGACCCGCCACGGTCTTGAGGACCGTGTTTTCCAGATCCTTGAGGTCGGAGAAAAAGTTGTCCAGACGGACGGTGAAGGCCTTTCCTCCCTGGCGGTACTCGCCCACCAGACGGGCCTGATTCTGCCCCTGAATGATCCGGGCCACTTCCACCGGATCCAGGCCCAGGGCGTAAATTTTTTCGGGCTCAAGCTCTATACGCACCTCCCGCCGGAGGCCCCCCTTGATAAAGGTCTCCGAGATCCCGGGGATGTTCCGGATCTCGTCGTCCACCCGGGCTACGATCTGCCGCAGGCGGAAGGCGTCGTAGCCCGGCCCCCAGAAGGTGAGGGTCACGATGGGTACATCGTCGATGGAGCGGGGCTTAAGGAGAGGCATGGAACAGCCCGGGGGAATCCAGTCCAGATGTTGATAGAGCTTATCGTAGGTCTTGACCAGGCTCTTTTCTGTGTCCTCTCCTACATAAAAGCGCACCACCGTAAGGGCCCGGCCGTTCATGGCCGTGGAGTAGACATATTCCACCCCCGGGATCTCCCAGAGGAGCTTTTCCATGGGGTTGATCACCCGCTGTTCGATCTCCTTGGCCGTGGCCCCGGGCATCTCCACAAAGATGTCGATCATGGGGACCACGATCTGGGGTTCTTCCTCGCTGGGGGTATTGATTACCGCAAAGACCCCCAGGGCCAGCATGGCCATCACGATAAGGGGGGTGAGCTTGGAATCTACGAAATAATTGACGATGCGGGCGATAAAGCCGCGGGCCTCGTACATGGACTAAGCCCCCTCTATCCGGTCCCCTTCACGCAGCCCGAGAGGCGGGTGGACCACCACCCGCTCCCCGGCGGAGACCCCGGAAAGGACCTCCACCACGGCCTCGCATTCTACCCCTGGGCAGGCCGGAAGAAGTTTCCCCTCGTGTCGGAAGAAGGTCTTGCCGAGACGCACCACCCGCAGGCTCACCCGGCCGTCCTTTTCCACCACAAAAAGGGCCCGAAAACCTCCGCGATCCACCAGGGCCGCTCGGGGGACGAAAAGACCCTTTCTTTCCCCGATCGGGAAAAAGACCTGGGCGTAGCTTCCGGATGGAAGGGGAAAATCCGGGGGAAGGTCGGCCTTGACCGTAAAGGTGCGGCTTTCCGGACTTACGGCCGGGACCACCTCGGTCACTTTGAGCTTCAGGGAGCGGCCTGCGGCGGGGAAGGTGGCCCAGATCTCCAGGCCCGGGGCCACTCGCTCGAAAAATTCCTCCTCCACCTGAAAGACCAGGCGTTTTCCGGCCTTCCGGCTTTCCACCTCCAAAAGCGGCTCCCCGGGACGGACGAAGGTCCCCTCATCCACCCACTTGCGGACCACCCTTCCCGAAAAGGGGGCCCGGAGGACCGTGTAGGGAAGGAGGCTCCGGACTTGGTTGAGACGGGCCTCGATCTCCTTCATGCGGGCCGCCAGAGCCTCTTTCTGGGCCGAAAGAGCTTCGTACTCCGACTTTTTGGCCTCAAACTCTTCGGCGGTGGCCGCCTCTTCTTTGTAAAGCTTGGCGAAACGCCGATATTCGGCCTCGGCAAACCGCAAGCGGGCCGAGACCGCGGAAAGCTCATGGGAAAGGGCGCGATGGGCCTCAGAGAGGGCCCGGATCCTTTCCCGGATCTCCTGATCGTCCAGCCGGAGGAGCACCTCTCCCTTCCGCACCCGATCGCCTTCGGCTACCCGCACCTCCCGCACGAATCCCCCTACCTTGGAGGAAAGTCGGGCCCTTTCCCGGGCCTCCACCGTACCGGGAAGCTCCCGGTAAAGGGCTACCCTTTCTTCTTTGAGGGTCAGGGTTTGAGCCTTAACCGTGCGGCCGGCTCCCGGGGTTTTCCTTTCCGGGGCCTCCTTGCCGCAGGCCCCGATTACCAAAAGCAATACCAGGGCCAGGAACCCTTTAAGGTTTTTCATGGCAGGCCTCCGCAGGGGTTGGCTTGCGGCCCATAAGGCCGGAGACGAAGCGCAGGCGGGCGGCTGCCAGGCGCAGGTGGTAAAGGGCCTCAAGATGCATGAGACGGGCCCGTTTGAGGGCGGTCTCCGCCTGCTGAAGCTCCACCAGGAGGGCCAGACCCGCGGCATAGCGCTTCTGGATGA
This portion of the Thermosulfurimonas marina genome encodes:
- a CDS encoding efflux RND transporter periplasmic adaptor subunit is translated as MKNLKGFLALVLLLVIGACGKEAPERKTPGAGRTVKAQTLTLKEERVALYRELPGTVEARERARLSSKVGGFVREVRVAEGDRVRKGEVLLRLDDQEIRERIRALSEAHRALSHELSAVSARLRFAEAEYRRFAKLYKEEAATAEEFEAKKSEYEALSAQKEALAARMKEIEARLNQVRSLLPYTVLRAPFSGRVVRKWVDEGTFVRPGEPLLEVESRKAGKRLVFQVEEEFFERVAPGLEIWATFPAAGRSLKLKVTEVVPAVSPESRTFTVKADLPPDFPLPSGSYAQVFFPIGERKGLFVPRAALVDRGGFRALFVVEKDGRVSLRVVRLGKTFFRHEGKLLPACPGVECEAVVEVLSGVSAGERVVVHPPLGLREGDRIEGA
- a CDS encoding efflux RND transporter permease subunit, with the translated sequence MYEARGFIARIVNYFVDSKLTPLIVMAMLALGVFAVINTPSEEEPQIVVPMIDIFVEMPGATAKEIEQRVINPMEKLLWEIPGVEYVYSTAMNGRALTVVRFYVGEDTEKSLVKTYDKLYQHLDWIPPGCSMPLLKPRSIDDVPIVTLTFWGPGYDAFRLRQIVARVDDEIRNIPGISETFIKGGLRREVRIELEPEKIYALGLDPVEVARIIQGQNQARLVGEYRQGGKAFTVRLDNFFSDLKDLENTVLKTVAGRPVFLKDVARIVDGPEEPEHYVFMVPGPAARKAGVQGEPGRLYPAVTLAVAKRKGWNATRLAEKILAKVDSLKGDLIPRDLHVTVTRNYGETAKDKTDTLLEHLIIATVSVAVLIALFLGVRASLVVLVAVPTVLAITLLVYYLYGYTLNRVTLFALIFCIGILVDDPIVDVENIVRHLHLPENRGKSFRDVIVGAVVEVQAPLILATLTVIAAIAPMGFVRGLMGPYMRPMPVGASVAMLLSLMVAFVITPWTAYHLLPKDIKHETRETLITRAYRWFMGHLIRSILWRWAFLLTVGVLFLLSCALIYFKVVYVKMLPFDNKNEFQIIVNMPEGSSLEETLKATEEMATALMKEPLITDMQLYVGTAAPFNFNGLIRHYYLRQGDHVADIQVNLVNKHHRKLQSHDIAKRVRPLVTEVARRYGARVTVAEVPPGPPVLQSLVAEVYGPDYEAQIELARRIKEIFSRTPGVVDVDWYMTEPQVEWRLKVDRVKAALSGVSPERVREALEIALPGKVLGLFHDPTAREDIYLRVRFPEAERSSLPDLSEIRVKSATGRLVPLSEIASWEKRLLPHPIYHKNLHPVVYVVGDMAGREEAPIYGILKINRELHKLRAPDGSPIQILYTHLPFSARQWAVKWDGEWQVTYEVFRDLGLAFAACLVLIYFLVVAWFKSYTVPLVILAPIPLSLIGILPAHALTGAFFTATSMIGFIAGAGIVVRNSIILADFIELRLAQGWELEEAVIDAGAVRFRPMLLTAAAVVVGSFVILFDPIFNGLALSLMAGEVASTLFSRMVVPVLYYLDHRIKRERRLVL